In Rhizobium sp. CIAT894, the genomic window CGCGCTCGAAGGCGCGCAGCGACAGATAGCTGGTGATATCGGTCACATCCATCGTCTTGCCGGGTGACGGCAGCATCCCGGAAAAATTCAGCTTGAGCGCCGGTTCGGCGCCGGAAAGCACCTCCGCGCCCGGATTGAACCCGACGCCCAGCGTGGCGCTGATCCGTTCCTCCGGCAGCGCGATCTGCGCGTCGGCGGTGATGCGGGCGAGATCGTTGGCAACCGTGACATTCTGCACGCGCAATGTCCCGTCGGTGATATTGAAGGGAATGCCGAGCGGCGGCAGCTTCGCCTCGCCGTTGCTGAGCAGCGTCTCGACGATCGGATGCACCTTGCCGGCATTGATCTGCTCCTGCATCGTATCGGTCGCGGCAAGCAGCGGCGGAAGGATGGCAAGGTTCAGCCCGCGTATGCTGGTATCGCCGAGCCTCAGTTCACCCGAACCATTGAGCGAGCTGGCGATTTCGCCGACCGTCTTGCCCGAAGCCTCCATCGACAACGACAGGCCGAACTTGCCGTTGGCGATCGGCGCGCCGTCGCGCAGCCAGACGACACCGGAGAGATCGGAATCGGCAAGCGCAAGCTTCGTCTGCACGAAACCGGTGCCGTCGGCGTTGGTGAACAGCAGATTGCCGGAGAGCTTTCCGCCGTCCCAATTGCCAGCCATGTCGTTGAGCTGAAGCTCATCGCCCTTGTAGGCAACGTTGCTGGTGAAGTCGGACACCGCCGTTTCCGGCAGGCCGGGCCAAAACTGCTTGGCCGTCAGTTTCACGTTGACGTCGAGATCCTTGAAGACGGGCAGCCCGAGCGGCGCCGTCGTCAGCGCGCCATTGGCAGGATCGACGATCTGGCCGAACACCGCCTCTCCAAGCCAGCCGGCATCCGCTTTGGAAAGGGTCAGCTCGCCGCTGGCGGTCGTCTTCGCAGCCTTCCGGTCGAAGCGCAGCGCGCCTGAAAACTCGTTGTCGGCCGCATGGCCCTTGAGATCGGAAAAGACGATCTTGTCGCTGTCGATGCCGGCATTGACCTGCAGACCGAACGGCAGCCCGGTTCCCGTCTGAGGCAGAGCGATCCCGTTCATGATGAGATAGGGGTCGATATCGGCGCTGTCGAGCGAAAGCGCGATCTGGCCGTTCATGAAAGTCTCCGGCCGGACATCGACCTTGCCATTGGCGGTGAACGAGGTCCGGTCGGTCGCAAAGGTCAGCGCCGCATCGGCGGGATCGTTGTCCGATGCCTTTACCTTCAGCGTCAGGCGGCCGTTGGCGCCGACATCGACCGGCAGCGGGTCGAGCCCGGCCTGCCCGAACAATATGGAGGGCACGGCATTTTCGAGCGTCGCCTCGAGGCTGGTGGTGCCGTTGCCGGTCAGCGCCAGGAGGTCGGACATGCGGTAGTCGAGATTGACGCGGCTGCCGTTCGACACACCGGCGAGCGTCACCGTCAAGGCGTTGCCCTCGTCGCCGCCGAGCGTCAACGCGCCGCGCAGCGCCGTATTGCCGTACCAGCCGGCATTGCGCACCAGCCGGTCGAGCACCGGATGATGCGGCAGGTGCTCGCGCAGCATGGTGAAAAAGCCGCCGGGATCGGCCGATTTGAAGGTGATCTCGCCCGCGCCCTTATAGTCGAGCAGCGAGCCTTCCGCCCTGCCCGTCGCCGTCAGTTCGGCGCCCGCGATATTCTTGATCGACAGCCGGTCGACGGCCAGCGCGCCGTCGGCGATGGTGAAGGTGGTCTCGACATTCTCGGCATCGACGCCGAAGGCCGTGAACTTGTCTGCCTTGAGCTGGGCTGCGATCTTGTGGTCGAGCACGTTGTCACCGGCATCCTGGCCGGTCATGAGCCCGCTCAGCGCCTGCAGCGCGTCGAGATCGAGCGTGTCGCCGTTCAGCGCCACAGACAGGGTCGGCGTCTGGCCGGAGATTGCCTGCCGCTCCAGCCGGCCCTTCAGCGTCGCCGGTCCGATGGCGATCTCGAGATTTTCGAAACGCTGCAATTCGTGTGTCAGGCTGACATTGGCGGAAAAGCCCGCCTGCCGCAATTGCCGGATGGCCGGATCGACCGAGCCGG contains:
- a CDS encoding AsmA family protein, which encodes MVGRFLVFLGGVIVVVLFMALLAPLFIDWTDFRKNFEDQASRIIGKKVTVYGTVDARLLPFPSVTLHDVRVGQEADGTPIVKVEQFSMDAELAPFLSGEALIFDMRVVNPKVRLRLLKDGTLDWTHGSRAEIPAKTVVLENVHVNGGEVEFIDDQSGRSRRITGLNAEMSAKSLAGPWRIEGDAALDGDHGKFSISSSQPDEKGVLRMRTKLSPDKHPVSIDLDGELKLVDSKPNYQGQLSAAIENRNMAKSANKNEQPPRVKGRFELTNERIRIPEYRMEIGPTDDPYVITGEATLDTGNAPEFLLTADGQQIDVNRIGNQGASGKTTRDAAVSARQRLSSLIDVIGQVPIPQVPGKASVKLPAIVAGDTTLRDVQLELEPAGTGWMIDSATGTLPGRTQVEGKGKLLLQGDPSFNGQIVVASSQPTGLASWLAGSVDPAIRQLRQAGFSANVSLTHELQRFENLEIAIGPATLKGRLERQAISGQTPTLSVALNGDTLDLDALQALSGLMTGQDAGDNVLDHKIAAQLKADKFTAFGVDAENVETTFTIADGALAVDRLSIKNIAGAELTATGRAEGSLLDYKGAGEITFKSADPGGFFTMLREHLPHHPVLDRLVRNAGWYGNTALRGALTLGGDEGNALTVTLAGVSNGSRVNLDYRMSDLLALTGNGTTSLEATLENAVPSILFGQAGLDPLPVDVGANGRLTLKVKASDNDPADAALTFATDRTSFTANGKVDVRPETFMNGQIALSLDSADIDPYLIMNGIALPQTGTGLPFGLQVNAGIDSDKIVFSDLKGHAADNEFSGALRFDRKAAKTTASGELTLSKADAGWLGEAVFGQIVDPANGALTTAPLGLPVFKDLDVNVKLTAKQFWPGLPETAVSDFTSNVAYKGDELQLNDMAGNWDGGKLSGNLLFTNADGTGFVQTKLALADSDLSGVVWLRDGAPIANGKFGLSLSMEASGKTVGEIASSLNGSGELRLGDTSIRGLNLAILPPLLAATDTMQEQINAGKVHPIVETLLSNGEAKLPPLGIPFNITDGTLRVQNVTVANDLARITADAQIALPEERISATLGVGFNPGAEVLSGAEPALKLNFSGMLPSPGKTMDVTDITSYLSLRAFERERRRVERLQAIVLEKQRLRREAALYRFNDAERVKAAEIEKQRQAEEERLRALAQAAAEQKAAAEAEAKVKAEAQARAAAEAEAARRGEQGQPGQLNFDQLPGVQAQ